GTTATAATGTTTTGATTTAGATGTACagagaaaatgaagatgaaGGAGGAATTGATGCGGAAGATGTTATTttcaagagtttttttttttcggaacgTGTAGTCTTTGATGATATATATAGTTTATATAGTTTATGTAAACTAATCAAGTAAGATATATGTAAATGTATTATGAACAAATGATCATTAATTTTCTGTAACAATCATAGTACAAGACGTGTTTTTCAATGGGTTTTGAATACAACTGTATACTGTTCATGAAGAATTATTATTTAAATTGTATATTCCTTGTACGTACAAGTGTAACACTGGTGGAAGAtacattttcttattcttatttgtgaacaataaaacattcaattcaattcaattcaattcaatgcaattcaattcaatgtacaCCTTGACATTTTTCCAGCCTTTCACACGCCGATGTGGACGATGCGCTCTGGTATCGAGCTCGGGCCATCTCTATCAATCGGGCGCTGGGGCCGACATCGACAGTGCCGACTGCGTGCTCCGGATGAACACCGCCCCCGTCACCGGCTGGACCGAGGACGTTGGCTCCCGAACCGACATCCGGATCATCGGCCACCGTAATCTTCCGCGCGGTCTCCTTCGCGAAGCCGAATTGCAGAAGGAAATTCTGACAGACCAGGCAACCCGCGCTAAGTACATTGTAGTGCCTTGGTTGTTTGAGGAGAAGATCAACATGACTACTGACTTTATAATCAATGTTGCCAGACAATTAAAGCAAAATTTTTCCTACGacaattttgtctttttaaCACCAGAGAAGCACAGCGAGTCGGAGACAAGATTCCGACTGGATACTGGATTTCGCAGGTGAGATTTGATTTCCTTTTACCCACTCCCTGACAGATTGTCATTTTGTTCCTGTGAGTTTTCCCCCAAGGATAACTCAAGCATAAAAATTATTCTCGATTGGAGAAATCGAAATGCAACTGTAAAAGTGAAGAGTCAATCACTTCTTAAAATCTTTAATTGCCACTTGCAACATTCCCTTCCATTTAACGCTCCAAGTTTGTCATGAAGAAATGAGTCCACGTAGTTTCCAGGAGAATTATGACACAATAACAAGAAGGAATCTACGATACCAAATGATTTCCCCCCATAGATCATACCCTGCCTTTCAATTCAACTGGAATGATTTCTTCATCTCACAACAACTTGAAGTTCCTGATGTTTAACTTCCCTTCAAATATAATTCGCCCCATATAGCGTACTTTTTGTTGTATACATTTTGCAAAAGTAAACAGATTGAGCTTATTCAGGTGTCtacatatgcatattatgtgtaggaGAGTTTTAAATTAGGCCAATCAAATGGTTCACTGCTGctgagaaaagtaaaaaataaacaaaccaacaaacaaagcTAAAACCGTACAAGCAAACAAGCTAACAGACAAATCGTAGCTCTTAATGTATACCAAATTAGCGCTAGATGGAACTAACGCACAACAGAATTCAAGTTATATTTTCCATGCAATGAAATTACTGTCAACGTAGCGCGAGGGTGTGACCTGAATGGCAGGCTTTATCATCATCTTTCTCTTTGATTCCATTCCAACCATCGTGACAGGGCGGATCTCAACTCGTGGTTCAGCACTGGGTTCGTTTCGATGGTTTTCGCTCTTGATGTGTGTGACAGCGTACACGTTTACGGGCTACCAAACATCGACTTCTGCAAGtgagtatcattattttttttttttctttttggggggatatttatttgattattatttGATTATTGAAATCTTCattcattatgtatatatatatatatatatatatatatatatatatatatatatacatgtgtgtgtgataaaacctaaaattttgattgaaaggtCTTTATTAAAACGTCTGATTTTGCCACCAACAGTCGAATTGCGCAGATGTACATACAACGTTATACATTGACATAAAAGGAATAATTTCATCTTAAACCATAGGTACAAAAATCATCACATTCAAACATGTATACAATAAATACAAATTTAACTCTAAAAATTCTTACTTAGATTTGATTAGGGTGCATCAATCCAaccaaaggaaaacaaaataaaaacactagCAACCGAGAAGGCCTACATAAaattttaataataatgatgatgataataataataataataataataataataataataataatgataataataataataataataataataatgcagggtacttataatgcgccaattCCAGATAgctaacgtgctcaaggcgcagtagaagaaataacttatgaaatacaaaaatccttacgCAAATATgcatatgaaaatgaatgacacaatagtgataatggaaaaaaaatatcataagaTCCCAAAACTTAATTAATATCAGTCGCATTTCAGTAACTCTTCCACACATCCCACAACACACCCACACTCCCTCAAATAACAGTAAAAAACATCACATTCAATGTCcaccatcacaaaaacaaacactcaGTTGTAAACGAACAAACACCACGGACATTATCAGCCTGCAATCCAAGCGGAGCAGCCGCCATCCGTGTCGCTGGTCCACCTCTctggtaataaaaaaaaatgcataaaaacgCTTCAAGCAGCAAACAGGTTAATCATCGCATCCTTCATCAGCGACCTGATATTGATTTTCAACTTTagaatccgtttctgaagcagacatacacacaatgtAACAGCTCTGTTCATGTTGTGCTAGGCCGATAggatgtgaccatgcatcacaaaacaggATGTgatcatgcatcacaaaaccaacaaaaagccgCACCGCCTGACTTTTGTCAGGAGTCAAAATAGGTGTGAAGGGTCAACCTACTCAATCTTTagctttttacattttctgaaagagcaatttttCTTCTACAGCTGTGTACATAATTctgaagtttgggatcataaaacgaactgGAAATGTCTCCAGTTTTTCTACAATCGTTTTTCGTGAAATTGTGTGATAAGGTATGTGGGCCCTTGTTATTTGGAAAGAAATATAGACATCCGTCACTTTCagctctaattttttttttttataatttttgttttttatgtaatCTGGACCGCGTGGGGTGTGGTTACAATCCATACACGTAATCTGCGAGCGGGGTGTCATTCTGTTTCGGCTAAAAGTTCTGTCTACATCACCGCCaagagaaaacatgaaaatattaccGTGCATAAATTACAAAACTTTAATCAGCTCAACTCAGCCGTTATCTTGAAAGGCGGAGATAAAATCACAGTCGACATGATTAgcatatagtgtgtgtgtgtgtgtgtgtatgtgacttTCTTTTCTGAGGAGTATATGTGTGTTAAAATTCGTTTTCCTTGGTTAAAAGAGTTACAATGTAAGTTTGACATTAGTTTGCACAATGTTGGTGTTACTGCATTTTGTCCTTATATAGTGTAAGATTGAcgttattttgtacaatgtttgtgtataatgcagTATGTCTTTgtgtgatgttttgtttttgtttctgtgaacgtttttatttctgtgatatgaaattgaatgaaattcaaataaagaattatccacacacaaaaaaaaaaaaactcccggAAGCATGATGCCTTTCTGTAGGTTATCCCTCACATTATCTTAATTTTCAATTCATGCCGTACTCTATACAatcctttaaccctaaaaagactggacatttcgcgcgattactctgcaacatgcaatgctctcgccgcgatgctccatgacttttttctttcgattttcccgcacattttgacaccaaatttgtgacgcccgggggtacggttctgaagttacataactttttgtacatgcacgtgaggccgaaaatggctaaaaaatgtgattttgtgtacaaagtcaatgcaaattgatttttttcacatggtttatataaatatgcttatttttactctcaatggctaaaattaatttgtttcaggagtattatgcttcaaaaagtgtctgccacaaattttgtaaataaaaaaccaaaaaatggtcgaaaaaacaaagaaatacataagaaattcataaaacaataaaataaataagaaattgattttgatacccaattttttcaagtacatttgctaaaaatgccacaaagaataattagaccaaaaatgagcacttttggagctttatttactgatttagatcagagagtctgatttcttgcataaattagcataattaatcaagataaaataaaagaagactattttggaaaatttaaatatacgatcttgtagattacatcgcacactactattgtgcaaatttccgcggcaatcacgcgatccacggccgagatcttaagggggggggggggggccctttaggccccccccccagtctttcgagctaccaaaatagcccagcctttttagggttaagtgtATTCTGTAAATTGAATTATTCCGTAAATTTCATTCTCTGTGAGAGTTTTTGTTTCTATTGTTTGACTTTGATGTGTAGATGCAGTTATGATTTTAATTTGTAGAAAATCTagtaattgaaatgaaatggaatgaagtAAATATGTCTCTAATACAATATGTTAAGATGCCATGTCAAGAATAGTGTGTGTGCAAATCGCTTCATGCAGGGAGTGACGATCCGAAGaagcatacaaaaaaaagaggaaaaaaagttcCTTTTTCATAGTTTATGTCTCGTTTCTTTTCTCCAGATTACACCAGAATTCTACTATACCTTACCACTATTACGAGCCCCATGGTAAGACAGAGTGCGAGTTTCAACGATCGCATGAGATGCGTTTTTCCGAGGGCCACAAGTTCTCAACGGAACGCGCGATGTTCGCTAGATGGTCAATGGTGTACGACATCAAGTTCCACTATCCATCATGGACGGCCACTATACAGAACATGACGGAGCAACTTGACACTGAATTCCTTCGAAAGTACAG
This sequence is a window from Diadema setosum chromosome 13, eeDiaSeto1, whole genome shotgun sequence. Protein-coding genes within it:
- the LOC140237010 gene encoding alpha-N-acetylgalactosaminide alpha-2,6-sialyltransferase 3-like encodes the protein MVLWTTCRRVMKWLAKTKEIAFVVICLYSLVVSLLLLHDRFEVRVDKDKTSRDVSVQAYALTAVVEGNPRPGPVVHEDPDNNDEDEKEEELDVEEEDDEEVTASPVIPGYFLLDSNEPFTRRCGRCALVSSSGHLYQSGAGADIDSADCVLRMNTAPVTGWTEDVGSRTDIRIIGHRNLPRGLLREAELQKEILTDQATRAKYIVVPWLFEEKINMTTDFIINVARQLKQNFSYDNFVFLTPEKHSESETRFRLDTGFRRADLNSWFSTGFVSMVFALDVCDSVHVYGLPNIDFCKLHQNSTIPYHYYEPHGKTECEFQRSHEMRFSEGHKFSTERAMFARWSMVYDIKFHYPSWTATIQNMTEQLDTEFLRKYREALVNGNLKELQGPRYIIRDGKRLRVVVRRVVRRPKKKP